From Micromonospora carbonacea:
CCACCAGCACGGGCTTCGAGATCACCACCCTCAACGGCAGCAGCCCGACCAACGGCGCGCCGACCGCGTACCCGTCGATCTTCGTCGGCTGCCACTACACGAACTGCTCGCCGGGGACCAACCTGCCGGTGCAGGTCAGCCAGATCAGCAGCGCCCCCGGCAGCATCAACTACCGCTACGTCAGCGGGGCCATCTACAACGCCTCGTACGACATCTGGCTCGACCCGAGCCCCAAGCGGGACGGGGTGAACCAGATGGAGATCATGATCTGGCTCAACCGGCAGGGCCCGATCCAGCCGATCGGCTCCCCGGTGGGCAACGCCAACATCGCCGGCCGCAACTGGGAGGTCTGGCGCGGCAACAACGGCGGCAACAACGTGATCTCCTACGTCGCGTCGTCGGCGATCCCCAGCCTGAGCTTCGACGTGCTGCACTTCATCAACGACACCCGCAACCGCGGGGCGATCACCAACTCCTGGTACCTGACCAGCATCCAGGCCGGCTTCGAGCCCTGGCAGGGCGGCGCCGGGCTGGCCGTGACGAACTTCTCGCAGAGCGTCAACACCGGCGGCACCCCACCCACCACCAACCCGACCCCGCCCCCGGGCACCGGCGCCTGCGCGGTGAAGTACACGGCCAACTCGTGGAACAACGGCTTCACCGCCGACGTGCAGATCACCAACACGGGCACGGCGACGCTCAACGGCTGGACGCTGAACTACAACCTGCCGGGCGGCCAGCAGATCACCGGCTCGTGGAACGCCACCGTGTCCCAGAGCGGCTCGGCCGTGACGGCGCGCAACATCAGCCACAACGGCACGCTCGCCCCGGGCGGCACGGCCAGCTTCGGCTACCAGGGCACGCTGAGCGGCGCGTACTCGTCGCCGAGCAGCTTCACCCTCAACGGCATGACCTGCACCCGCTCCTGACCACCACCGCAGGCGCGGGGGCGGCCCGGTCCGGGCCGCCCCCGCGCCGCGTGCAGGTCAGCCGCCGAGGGCGTCGATGTCGTGCATCTCCTCGGCGGTCAGCGAGAATCCCCAGATGTCGGCGTTGGCGCGGATCCGCTCCGGGGTGACCGACTTCGGGATCACCACGATCCCGTGGTCGACGTGCCAGCGCAGCACCACCTGGGCCGGCGACACGTCGTGCGCGGCGGCGATCCGGGTCAGCACCGGGTCGGACAGGTCGGTGGACTTGAACGGGCTGTACCCCTCCAGCACCACGCCCCGGTCCCGGTGCTCGGCGTGCCGCCGCCGGTCGTACAGCGCGGGACCCCAGCGGATCTGGTTGACCGCCGGGACCTCCCCGGTGGCCTGGATCAGCTCGTCGAGCTGGCCGGTGCCGTAGTTGCTCACCCCGACGGCGCGGGTCAGGCCCTCGTCCCGCGCGGCGAGCAGCTCCCGCCACACCGGGATGCTGTCCGACGCCGCCGACGGCGGCCAGTGGATCAGCCAGAGGTCGACGTGGTCGAGGCCCAGGGCACGCAGGCTGGCCTCGATCGTCTCGCGCTCCCGGCCCACCCGGTCGGGCGGCAGCTTCGTGGTGACGAAGACGTCCTCCCGGCGCAGTCCGCTGTCGCGGACCGCCCGGCCCACCTCCGCCTCGTTGCCGTACATGGTGGCGGTGTCGACGTGCCGGTAGCCGGCGTCGAGGGCCGCGAGCACCGCCGCGTGCCCGGCCTCGCCGGTGGCCTGCCAGGTGCCGAAGCCGAGCAGCGGCATCCGCACGTCGCCGGGGAGCAGCACGGTGGGCTGGTCGAGAGTGTCCATGGCCGCTGTCGTACCCCTGATCGCGCCGGCCATGCCCGCCGCGGCACGCACGCCGCACGGCGCCCGCCTGCGCGACCGCCCGGTTCGGCGCAGAATGCGGGGGTGGCCGACCGCCTGGAGGAGCACCGCCGCCCTCCACCTCTGCGCCGGCGCGGCCACGACCACCGGCGTGACCTGAGAGCTCCGAGCCGAGGGCGGGAGAACCCACCGTGTACCTGACGCACCTGGAGTGCCCGCGCTGCGGGCGGGCGTACCCGGCCGCGGAGCCGCAGAACCTGTGCGCCTGCGGGTCGCCCCTGCTGGCCCGCTACGACCTCGCGGCCGTGGCCGCCGCGGTCACCCCGGAGCGGTTCGCGCTGCGCCCGGCCGACCTGTGGCGCTACCGGGAGCTGCTGCCCGTGGCCGACCCCCGGCACGTCACCACGCTGGGCGAGGGCTGGACGCCGCTGCTGCGCGCCCCGGCGTACGGGGCCCGGATCGGCATCCCCGACCTGATCGTCAAGGACGAGGGGCTCACCCCGACGGGGTCGTTCAAGGCGCGCGGCGCGGCGGTCGGCGTGAGCCGGGCCCGGGAGCTGGGCGTCCGGCGGATCGCCCTGCCGACCAACGGCAACGCGGGCGCGGCCTGGGCGACGTACGCGGCCCGCGCCGGTCTCGCCGCGACCGTCGTGATGCCGCTGGACGCGCCGGCCATCTGCCGACGGGAGGTGCTGGCCGCCGGGGGCGACCTGCGGCTGGTCGACGGGCTGATCGGCGACGCCGGGCGGCACGTGGCCGCGCTCGTGGCGGCGGCCGGCGGCGCGGTCTTCGACGCCGGCACGCTGCGCGAGCCCTACCGGCTGGAGGGCAAGAAGACCATGGGGTACGAGATCGTCGAGCAGCTCGGCTGGCA
This genomic window contains:
- a CDS encoding aldo/keto reductase is translated as MDTLDQPTVLLPGDVRMPLLGFGTWQATGEAGHAAVLAALDAGYRHVDTATMYGNEAEVGRAVRDSGLRREDVFVTTKLPPDRVGRERETIEASLRALGLDHVDLWLIHWPPSAASDSIPVWRELLAARDEGLTRAVGVSNYGTGQLDELIQATGEVPAVNQIRWGPALYDRRRHAEHRDRGVVLEGYSPFKSTDLSDPVLTRIAAAHDVSPAQVVLRWHVDHGIVVIPKSVTPERIRANADIWGFSLTAEEMHDIDALGG
- a CDS encoding threonine synthase: MYLTHLECPRCGRAYPAAEPQNLCACGSPLLARYDLAAVAAAVTPERFALRPADLWRYRELLPVADPRHVTTLGEGWTPLLRAPAYGARIGIPDLIVKDEGLTPTGSFKARGAAVGVSRARELGVRRIALPTNGNAGAAWATYAARAGLAATVVMPLDAPAICRREVLAAGGDLRLVDGLIGDAGRHVAALVAAAGGAVFDAGTLREPYRLEGKKTMGYEIVEQLGWQVPDVIVYPTGGGVGLIGIHKAMQELHGLGWITDRPPRLVAVQSTGCAPIVRAFAAGEDRARPWADARTVAYGITVPAPLGDELILGALRASAGTAIAVDDAELLADLRRFGVDEGLLLCPEGAACLTAARHLREGGWIRAGERVVVLNTGAGLKYPETVDVSAVPVVA
- a CDS encoding GH12 family glycosyl hydrolase domain-containing protein, whose translation is MKRPLRALAAAGLLAAASIVAVAVGGTASADTQICEQFGSTVIGGKYVVQNNRWGTTAQQCINATSTGFEITTLNGSSPTNGAPTAYPSIFVGCHYTNCSPGTNLPVQVSQISSAPGSINYRYVSGAIYNASYDIWLDPSPKRDGVNQMEIMIWLNRQGPIQPIGSPVGNANIAGRNWEVWRGNNGGNNVISYVASSAIPSLSFDVLHFINDTRNRGAITNSWYLTSIQAGFEPWQGGAGLAVTNFSQSVNTGGTPPTTNPTPPPGTGACAVKYTANSWNNGFTADVQITNTGTATLNGWTLNYNLPGGQQITGSWNATVSQSGSAVTARNISHNGTLAPGGTASFGYQGTLSGAYSSPSSFTLNGMTCTRS